The Aspergillus luchuensis IFO 4308 DNA, chromosome 6, nearly complete sequence genome segment AATACCGGGCGTCAACCCCGACCCAGAGCCCTGGCACCAAGCTAGTAAGCCTTCAGCTACTTACTTCCCTTCAATATTGTGTGCTCACCGACCCGAGGGCCTGTTCCCCGGGACCGCCTCCCCCTGTCCGTGCCGCAGTTACCCGTATCTTACCTGGAAGTTTAGTTATCCTAtcttgtagtagtagttgacTAGTCAATTAGCCATTTCCCAaagctctctttctctctctctttttagTGGAGTTAATTGCTGTTCTGTCCTGCTCTTGCTCTCTACCTCTgctttatttctttcccACTTCTTGTGCTCCGTCACCTATTTATTTGTCTACTTAATTacaacttcttctctctcactAACTATCCAAGTTCCCCGGTGCAAGCTCACAACTGCGGGTGCCATCTTGGAAGATCCCACTTATtcgtctccttctctttcactctctctctcactccctccccccctccctcctcccgcATTGTCTCCGCCCGTCATTTCAAACATGCCACAGCCAGATTCGGAGGAACACATTCAGGTAGATGTAAGACATCCCCCATCTTTCCGACAATCATACTTCAACCTATAtgttttctgtttttttgCGTGCATCTCCGGTTGTTCAAGCAACCACTCAGCGCTTCGACTGAGAGACATCGATCAATATGACGCGATGCTTGCGGAGTTGTGATTTGATTGTATTGCGAATACCAAAGGCTCTCACCTCagagtacttactactcttAAATGCGGCCATTAAACTGACTCCCACAGACAAGCGACGAAGACTCCCTCATAGATGAGCAATCCATCATCGAATCCAATATTTCAATAACGTCATCAGTACGAGATTACTGTTACGAAAATGGCCGCCGGTATCACGCCTACCGCTATGGGCAATATCCCATGCCcaacgacgaagaagaacaggaTCGCCTCACATTAATGCATCATGCCTTCAAGCTCCTCTTGGGGGGTGATTTATATCGCGCCCCGATAGGTGAGCCCCAGCGCATCTTGGATATCGGCACTGGGACGGGCATTTGGGCGCTGGAAATGGCCGAAGACTTTCCCAATGCGGAGATCGTGGGCACCGACCTTAGTCCAATCCAGCCCAAGTGGGCACCGCCAAACTGCAGCTTTCTCGTTGACGACGCGGAATGTGATTGGGCCTACATCGGTAATGAACCCTTCGACTATATCCATGCTCGCAGCTTGGGTGGCAGTATCGCCGACTGGGGCCAGCTCCTTCGTCAGGCTTACGAGAATGTGAAGCCCGGCGGCTGGGTCGAAATTCAAGAATCCGAGACCTGGGTACATTCCGATGACGGCACCTGCAAAGATGCCGTTATGGTAAGGGAACTGCAGCAGAAGTTGGAAGAGTCGAGTACGAAATTCGGGAGGCGCATGAACATTGCTCCTGAAGTGAAAGGCTACATGCAACGCGCTGGTTTCGTCAATGTTGTGGACGATATTTACAAGGTTAGTCTGTACAGTTCGTTTCGGGTTTGAATTCAGCTAATTGAAGTAGTGTCCTGTAGGCACGTGGCCAAAGTCCCCTCGTCTGAAGGAGATCGGACGAGTGGGGAAACTGATTCTTTATGACTCGGTCGAGCCATATTCGCTAGCTCTCTGGACTCGTGTCCTGGGATACACCTATGAGGAAGCCCAAGCCTTCGTGAAGAAGGTGCATGCGGAGCTTGCAAGTTCCACCTATCATATTTACATTTTCTTCCATTATGTGTATGGACAGCGACCATTAgacggatgatgacgatacGATTAGACTATGTGACGGCCGTGACATGCCTTATGCCTCTGCTCTTTTACATTTTTGGCGTCAAAACAGCGGCGGATacattattcttctttatgACGATACCCTCTTTCTGggcatatatataaatgttCTTGGTATTCGAGCTCGATGCATATGCATGCTTAATGAATAGAAGTTTCGGTGGGACACAATATCCTtacatccacatccttccTCCTTTATATACAAAACACCATCTTCAATGCACACCTTTCAGCCCTGCAAAGAAtacccaaccccctccccactcccCATGGCCACCAAATTCGCccgcatcttctccgccctcTCCCCAATCCCAAAAGCCGCATCCTCGCGATGCACCCAAGCTCCAACTCCATGCTGCAACACCGCCGTAGCCCTCACCTTCTTATCCTCAGACGGAGCATTCAACCCCAAGCTCCCATGCAACGTCAGCCtcgtctcctccccaccctcctccttaCACTTATACACCCCGCGATGCaaaatattactatcatAAAACACCGCATCCCCGGGCTTCAACTGGACAACCAACTGCCCAGGCAACTCCGGCTCATACGGCGCCGCATTGCGCTCCACTTCCGTGCGCACCCTTCTATGCGACCCCGGAATCACAATCAGCGATGAATCCTCACACAACGCCAGATTGTACTGCGCATGCGACTGTTTCCCATTCGGACTCTTATCCTGCAGCATCTTCAATTCTTCCTCCGGGGTTGCCGTCTCAGGGATATCGTCACGGTGCCACCGCAGCTCGAAGTCCTTGGTCTCCGGCGCGACGAGGAGGTTGAAGAGTTCCATTACCAA includes the following:
- a CDS encoding class I SAM-dependent methyltransferase (COG:S;~EggNog:ENOG410PH04;~InterPro:IPR029063;~PFAM:PF13649,PF13489,PF08242,PF08241,PF13847), whose product is MPQPDSEEHIQVDTSDEDSLIDEQSIIESNISITSSVRDYCYENGRRYHAYRYGQYPMPNDEEEQDRLTLMHHAFKLLLGGDLYRAPIGEPQRILDIGTGTGIWALEMAEDFPNAEIVGTDLSPIQPKWAPPNCSFLVDDAECDWAYIGNEPFDYIHARSLGGSIADWGQLLRQAYENVKPGGWVEIQESETWVHSDDGTCKDAVMVRELQQKLEESSTKFGRRMNIAPEVKGYMQRAGFVNVVDDIYKCPVGTWPKSPRLKEIGRVGKLILYDSVEPYSLALWTRVLGYTYEEAQAFVKKVHAELASSTYHIYIFFHYVYGQRPLDG
- a CDS encoding phytanoyl-CoA dioxygenase family protein (COG:S;~EggNog:ENOG410PJ9F;~InterPro:IPR008775;~PFAM:PF05721); the encoded protein is MTSTPHLTALQRDGFVVIPSLLTADEIAHYRTTATHATTLTRTGKWPHFRTVPKQFPPWPTTPPPASEGGIWGVQHLLHPEMPGRSEFAKFYFSEKVLAVAEELLGLTSTTNTNGNSDTPEPLVMELFNLLVAPETKDFELRWHRDDIPETATPEEELKMLQDKSPNGKQSHAQYNLALCEDSSLIVIPGSHRRVRTEVERNAAPYEPELPGQLVVQLKPGDAVFYDSNILHRGVYKCKEEGGEETRLTLHGSLGLNAPSEDKKVRATAVLQHGVGAWVHREDAAFGIGERAEKMRANLVAMGSGEGVGYSLQG